The proteins below are encoded in one region of Sporosarcina sp. FSL K6-1508:
- a CDS encoding tetratricopeptide repeat protein, which produces MERLQQAIEMRREGDIAGSTALLESIELKDSRIYFECAWNYSIQAHAQQAIDNYKQAIEQGLSKELLKKAYMDLACNYFELHQYKQAERILDKGICEYGDSEAFRAMSTIAHYKLGNPKQAIVDLMQLLLDPKPSKEIAKYRKELMHYVQR; this is translated from the coding sequence TTGGAAAGGTTGCAACAAGCAATTGAAATGCGGCGTGAGGGTGATATCGCCGGATCTACTGCATTACTGGAAAGTATTGAATTGAAAGATAGTCGTATCTATTTTGAGTGTGCGTGGAATTATAGCATTCAAGCACATGCACAGCAGGCAATCGATAATTATAAGCAAGCAATCGAACAAGGGTTGTCAAAAGAATTATTGAAAAAAGCCTATATGGATCTTGCCTGTAATTATTTTGAACTGCATCAGTATAAGCAAGCTGAACGTATCTTGGATAAAGGAATTTGTGAATATGGTGATTCAGAAGCTTTCCGCGCGATGTCAACAATTGCACACTATAAGTTAGGAAATCCAAAGCAAGCGATAGTCGATCTTATGCAGTTATTACTGGATCCGAAGCCGAGCAAAGAAATCGCGAAGTACAGGAAGGAGCTCATGCATTATGTGCAAAGATAG
- a CDS encoding MFS transporter, which produces MDFRVFILAASTITVGLVELIVGGILPIIADDLDVTIGTAGQLITVFALVYAIAGPVLLSLTAKVERKKLYLITLSVFFVGNIMTYFSPTFSFLMIARIITSMSAALVIVLSLTITARIVDAPRRAKALGYIYMGISSSLVLGVPLGIIITDSFGWRAVFLGIAILSIGSFILISVFLEKIPAGEVQPLSAQIKALGNKKIIFAHLATMFMLAGHYTVYAYFTPFLETNLQLSQYWISICYFLFGIAAVGGGAFGGELANRIGSTKSILTILGAFAVILFVLPYSTFSFPVFIVVMMIWGALSWSLAPPQQDYIIQTDPISSDIHQSFNNSALQLGIALGSGIGGVALGHTGSVTSTATIGSAVVVIAFICAVISLSMSPRTASSLQTNEPDCK; this is translated from the coding sequence ATGGATTTCAGAGTTTTTATACTTGCGGCATCTACAATTACAGTAGGGCTCGTTGAATTGATTGTGGGAGGGATATTACCGATTATCGCGGACGACTTAGACGTCACAATTGGAACCGCAGGGCAGCTTATTACGGTTTTCGCTCTTGTTTATGCAATTGCTGGACCTGTTCTTTTATCACTTACCGCAAAAGTCGAGCGAAAAAAACTGTATCTGATTACGTTATCCGTATTTTTCGTCGGAAATATAATGACTTACTTCAGCCCTACATTTTCATTTCTCATGATCGCGAGGATTATTACTTCGATGAGTGCAGCTTTGGTTATTGTTCTTTCCCTGACCATAACAGCAAGGATTGTAGATGCTCCACGTCGGGCAAAAGCATTGGGCTACATATACATGGGCATTAGTTCGTCCCTCGTATTGGGCGTTCCTTTAGGAATCATCATTACAGATTCATTTGGATGGCGCGCTGTCTTTTTAGGAATTGCCATTCTTTCAATTGGATCCTTCATTCTAATTTCTGTATTTCTTGAAAAGATTCCAGCGGGAGAAGTACAACCACTTTCTGCACAAATTAAAGCGCTTGGCAATAAAAAAATTATTTTTGCCCACTTGGCCACCATGTTCATGTTAGCCGGGCATTACACTGTTTACGCATATTTCACACCTTTTTTAGAAACAAATTTACAGTTGAGTCAGTATTGGATCAGTATTTGTTATTTCCTTTTTGGGATTGCTGCTGTGGGTGGCGGAGCTTTCGGGGGAGAACTTGCGAATCGAATCGGTTCTACGAAAAGCATCTTAACCATCCTTGGTGCATTCGCCGTTATCCTATTTGTACTGCCTTATTCGACATTTTCTTTTCCAGTATTTATTGTTGTAATGATGATTTGGGGAGCATTAAGTTGGAGCCTTGCCCCTCCTCAACAGGATTATATTATTCAAACAGACCCGATTTCATCTGATATCCATCAGAGTTTCAATAACTCCGCTTTACAGCTTGGAATTGCATTGGGTTCAGGAATTGGTGGTGTCGCGTTGGGACATACCGGATCAGTTACCAGCACGGCAACGATTGGATCTGCAGTTGTAGTCATCGCCTTTATATGCGCTGTCATTTCACTTTCCATGTCACCGCGTACGGCATCGAGCCTCCAAACAAACGAACCCGATTGCAAATAA
- a CDS encoding sensor histidine kinase has product MKLSGKMTLRFAGYFFVFYAMLGVVSLLMLVYIFAEIVTGFSTYGDIREATTNDIESHIDMNKEGDYSFSAYLKEIAQRSGGSLELIDEQGNVLLSSSELITGPVPYSFSDLIAMSGDKRSHIWSVEDEIYLLFTESTESDRVMVGIQNTEMFPQLGEDGKRLLEEHNAIFELYDREGNVIDSINSEGVPLTGVNLLANSRRLTEHQEMITSIQLDDGTTAVVRIPNRYYTQFDTLFNDFIMRMLIGFAIFHGVLLLFIAGFSLWIGRRLGRPVFYFLRRIERLSKKDYTLLADKKLRNAKDGRLKRKYRMYDDVDQSLIALANSLEANEWKLKKTEQLREDWVTGLSHDLKTPLSSIYGYSVMLGSDHEWTSEEVQKFALVMQEKAGYMDDLINDLTYTYQLKSDGVVLEKERVELGGYVRGYVERNSLEELHIQKQRESIYVSIDLKRFGRVLDNVIGNAVKHNPVQTPIHMNVISDANEVLLQVRDEGVGMSADVLENLFDRYYRGTNTTADGSGTGLGMTIAKQLVEAHGGRIQADSNHEGTTITISLLRV; this is encoded by the coding sequence ATGAAGTTATCAGGAAAAATGACCCTTCGATTCGCAGGTTATTTCTTTGTGTTCTATGCGATGCTTGGTGTTGTATCTCTTCTGATGCTTGTATATATATTTGCAGAAATAGTGACCGGATTTTCAACGTATGGAGATATTAGGGAGGCTACTACGAATGACATTGAGTCTCATATTGATATGAATAAAGAAGGGGATTATTCATTTTCAGCTTACCTAAAAGAGATTGCGCAGCGGAGTGGTGGGTCGTTGGAATTGATTGATGAACAAGGAAATGTCCTGTTGTCATCTTCGGAATTAATAACAGGTCCTGTTCCATACAGTTTTTCGGATTTGATAGCAATGTCGGGAGATAAACGTTCTCACATCTGGTCGGTCGAAGACGAAATTTACCTGCTATTCACGGAAAGTACGGAAAGTGACCGGGTTATGGTGGGCATTCAAAATACAGAAATGTTTCCCCAGCTTGGTGAAGATGGCAAGAGGCTACTTGAAGAACATAATGCGATTTTTGAGCTTTATGATAGAGAGGGCAATGTCATCGATTCCATAAACAGTGAAGGTGTTCCTTTGACTGGTGTAAATTTGTTAGCGAACTCTAGGAGACTTACTGAACATCAAGAAATGATAACGTCGATACAGTTGGATGATGGGACAACTGCTGTTGTTCGAATACCAAATCGCTATTATACCCAGTTTGATACACTATTTAATGACTTTATCATGAGAATGCTGATTGGTTTTGCAATTTTTCATGGTGTTCTGCTGCTGTTCATAGCAGGCTTCTCTTTGTGGATTGGACGTCGATTAGGAAGACCTGTGTTTTATTTTTTAAGACGAATTGAGCGGTTGTCGAAAAAAGATTATACGCTGTTAGCAGACAAGAAATTGCGGAATGCGAAGGATGGCAGGTTGAAACGAAAATATCGGATGTATGATGATGTCGATCAGTCTCTGATTGCGCTAGCTAACAGCTTGGAAGCGAATGAATGGAAGTTGAAAAAGACGGAGCAGCTGAGAGAGGATTGGGTGACGGGGCTTTCGCATGATTTGAAAACGCCGCTTAGTTCGATTTATGGCTATTCGGTTATGCTTGGGTCAGACCATGAATGGACAAGCGAAGAAGTACAGAAGTTTGCATTAGTTATGCAAGAGAAAGCGGGCTATATGGATGATCTTATCAATGATCTGACCTATACGTATCAGTTGAAAAGTGACGGCGTGGTACTTGAAAAGGAACGTGTTGAACTTGGAGGATATGTAAGGGGATATGTTGAACGAAATAGCTTGGAAGAACTCCATATCCAGAAGCAGAGGGAATCTATTTACGTCTCCATTGATCTGAAGCGTTTCGGACGGGTGTTGGATAATGTGATTGGGAATGCAGTGAAGCATAATCCGGTACAGACACCAATCCATATGAATGTGATTTCAGATGCTAATGAGGTATTACTGCAAGTGCGAGATGAGGGTGTGGGAATGTCGGCGGATGTATTGGAAAACTTGTTTGACCGTTATTACCGCGGGACAAATACGACTGCGGATGGCAGTGGAACCGGGCTAGGCATGACAATTGCCAAACAGCTTGTTGAAGCGCATGGTGGTAGGATACAGGCGGATTCAAATCATGAGGGTACGACGATTACAATTTCATTGCTAAGGGTTTAA
- a CDS encoding response regulator transcription factor, which produces MEQAKILVVDDEQAIGDMLDIILRKEGFSDIDVCETYKEADELISKKLYDLHILDIMLPDGTGLELAQKIRHVSAAPIFFLTAKSSDADKLRGFMHGADDYITKPFNPMELAARVKVQTSRYMATTEIQQDPYDFGHFRFDPIAAELFVNGKTMTLPGKQFHLLELFCNHPGQVLSKEQLYEKVWGEDSFIDDNTIMVHIRRLREKIEVDPSRPEFLKTVRGIGYKLQGKGE; this is translated from the coding sequence GTGGAACAGGCAAAAATACTTGTTGTGGATGATGAACAGGCGATTGGGGATATGCTTGATATTATTTTACGCAAGGAAGGGTTTAGCGATATTGATGTTTGTGAGACCTATAAGGAAGCGGATGAGCTTATCTCTAAAAAACTGTATGACCTACACATTCTCGATATTATGTTACCAGATGGAACGGGTCTTGAGTTGGCACAAAAAATTCGTCATGTATCTGCCGCACCAATTTTCTTCCTGACAGCCAAATCATCCGACGCTGATAAATTGAGAGGTTTCATGCATGGAGCGGATGATTATATAACGAAACCGTTTAACCCGATGGAATTGGCTGCACGTGTAAAAGTGCAAACAAGTCGCTATATGGCAACGACAGAAATACAGCAAGACCCTTATGACTTTGGTCATTTCCGTTTTGATCCGATTGCCGCCGAATTGTTTGTGAATGGTAAAACGATGACGCTTCCGGGCAAGCAATTTCACTTGTTGGAACTGTTTTGTAATCATCCGGGTCAAGTGCTGTCAAAAGAACAGCTTTATGAAAAGGTATGGGGCGAGGACAGTTTCATAGATGATAATACGATTATGGTTCATATCCGTCGATTGAGAGAAAAGATTGAGGTAGATCCAAGCCGTCCAGAGTTTTTGAAGACTGTCCGTGGCATTGGCTACAAACTTCAAGGGAAGGGAGAATGA
- a CDS encoding DUF418 domain-containing protein — MQPQRIHLIDGMRGLSLFGILLANLLIFQYGIYGKDSISIPSLSSVDTGTYQFLKIFIESSFMPIFTFLFGYSMIKMAEGIERNGAKVKRHLVRRFILLAAIGLLHSSFLWEGDILFLYGMMGFFLLLFLNRKKKTLLIWGIILFVLSSALTYGQLEEPIEDLERMATYITNTNDVYANGTYTEIMTHRINEDPLNISGLEVAFMLLFAPLALAPLFLFGMYAARANHFSNPTSERNRYKIGMAILLPLGLLLKSVGTLAAENDWTYVFLSIGGPLLALGYISAFAYAYTRFSKFIMMNAFENVGKLSLTNYLLQTVICTSIFYGYGLGQFGKLGVLNSIVIGLVIFSVQCVLSHWYLKHFRRGPLEFILRMWTNFSWSGRVKVKNKQSSYPPVDNQQPGFTGQ; from the coding sequence TTGCAACCACAACGAATTCACTTAATTGATGGAATGCGAGGATTGAGCTTATTCGGGATTTTACTAGCAAACTTGCTTATTTTTCAATATGGAATCTATGGGAAAGATTCGATTTCAATCCCTTCACTATCATCAGTAGATACGGGGACTTATCAGTTTCTAAAAATATTTATCGAAAGCAGTTTCATGCCGATTTTCACATTTCTTTTCGGGTACTCCATGATTAAAATGGCGGAAGGAATAGAGAGAAACGGTGCAAAAGTGAAGCGCCACCTTGTTCGACGTTTTATATTGTTAGCGGCAATTGGTCTTCTGCACAGCAGTTTCCTATGGGAGGGAGATATTTTATTCCTCTATGGAATGATGGGCTTTTTCCTTCTACTGTTTTTAAATCGCAAAAAGAAGACACTACTGATTTGGGGCATAATCCTTTTCGTACTCTCAAGCGCGCTTACATATGGACAATTAGAAGAACCCATCGAAGATTTGGAACGAATGGCAACATATATTACAAACACAAATGATGTGTATGCGAATGGGACGTATACGGAAATCATGACACACCGAATCAATGAAGATCCGCTAAACATATCTGGATTAGAAGTCGCGTTCATGCTTTTATTTGCGCCACTTGCTTTAGCTCCACTATTTTTATTTGGCATGTACGCAGCAAGAGCAAATCATTTTTCAAACCCAACATCCGAACGTAACAGATACAAAATCGGCATGGCTATCCTTTTACCTTTGGGACTTTTACTAAAAAGTGTAGGGACACTCGCAGCAGAAAATGACTGGACCTACGTCTTCCTCAGCATCGGTGGACCATTGCTCGCACTAGGCTATATTTCTGCATTTGCTTACGCCTATACCCGGTTTTCCAAATTCATCATGATGAACGCTTTCGAAAATGTTGGCAAATTATCATTAACGAATTACCTGCTTCAAACCGTCATCTGTACATCCATTTTTTATGGCTACGGTCTCGGGCAATTTGGAAAACTCGGTGTCCTGAACAGTATTGTAATCGGACTCGTCATTTTCTCTGTCCAATGTGTTCTCAGCCATTGGTATCTAAAACATTTCCGCCGTGGACCACTCGAATTCATTCTACGCATGTGGACAAACTTTTCGTGGAGTGGACGTGTGAAAGTCAAAAACAAACAGTCCAGTTACCCACCTGTGGATAACCAACAACCAGGTTTTACAGGACAATAA
- a CDS encoding class I SAM-dependent methyltransferase has protein sequence MIPLRIVYSTIELLHSGRSLELGCGLGRNAIYLMQKGCTDDAVDLSEQSLQWAAERAKENNLTVNLIHKNIFDMKVKVETYDIVYDSGCFHHIASHRRMDYVHLVQKALKPGGYFAITCFVQGGELGGADISDEVFGMVGLWTTLFRKKCDSCTKTLTT, from the coding sequence TTGATACCTCTACGTATTGTATACAGCACAATAGAACTACTACATTCAGGAAGATCTCTTGAACTTGGATGTGGACTCGGTAGAAACGCTATTTACTTAATGCAAAAAGGTTGTACAGACGATGCAGTAGATCTATCGGAACAATCACTACAATGGGCAGCTGAACGAGCGAAAGAAAACAATCTAACTGTAAACCTCATTCATAAAAATATTTTTGATATGAAAGTTAAAGTTGAAACATACGATATCGTCTACGACTCAGGCTGTTTTCATCATATAGCTTCTCACAGAAGAATGGATTATGTACATTTGGTGCAAAAGGCTTTAAAGCCAGGTGGTTACTTTGCCATTACTTGTTTTGTTCAAGGCGGAGAATTAGGCGGCGCAGACATATCAGATGAGGTTTTTGGTATGGTAGGATTATGGACTACTTTATTTAGAAAAAAATGTGATTCTTGTACAAAAACATTAACCACTTGA
- a CDS encoding immunoglobulin-like domain-containing protein, producing the protein MKTSVQNDSASNYRLVKFYHIDVMKDNQWYIITYLDAVFLENPAFIDFGSMFVAGGEAHQEFFVVALGVILIPGNYRLVKTFLSKEEPMHEQSVAVPFTGEGTKRMGLVPVYCYDNDRSANECTFLLLV; encoded by the coding sequence ATCAAAACCAGTGTCCAAAATGACAGTGCGTCCAACTACCGATTGGTCAAATTTTATCATATAGATGTCATGAAAGATAACCAGTGGTACATCATCACCTATTTAGATGCCGTGTTCTTGGAGAATCCGGCTTTCATAGATTTTGGAAGCATGTTTGTAGCTGGTGGTGAAGCGCATCAGGAATTTTTCGTTGTCGCACTTGGTGTCATACTTATCCCAGGGAATTATCGTCTTGTGAAAACATTTCTCTCAAAAGAAGAGCCCATGCATGAACAATCTGTCGCTGTCCCTTTCACCGGGGAAGGAACAAAGCGAATGGGCCTTGTTCCGGTTTATTGTTACGACAATGATAGGAGCGCGAATGAGTGCACCTTCTTGCTTTTGGTCTAA
- a CDS encoding YqhG family protein, producing the protein MHPQQIHGYLLQFFKENECQILNDHDHYINVQLTIEMDKKIMNRPFYWKYLESTDGVPCPAQLTFITDKNKLVEDIKGEVVHIGSPRLSQLFQVTKELGSFVQMYERVVNKHESQTILTPWLGVNYKVSYYSDQTKEILYSLGINLMTGEQLNGFQESLSEVDLDRTMPENTFNLPYIIKPIRALERLDAVIENNIQQDDHTWAKEAKMRWEKDKEVLEHFYEGVENKPECYEMEKQAMEEQYETRIKIEIVNGGLFYLK; encoded by the coding sequence ATGCACCCACAACAAATCCATGGTTATTTACTACAATTTTTTAAAGAAAACGAGTGCCAAATTTTAAATGATCATGACCACTACATCAACGTTCAATTAACGATTGAAATGGATAAGAAGATTATGAACCGACCATTTTATTGGAAGTACTTGGAGAGTACAGATGGTGTGCCGTGTCCAGCACAACTCACTTTTATCACGGATAAAAATAAGCTTGTTGAAGACATTAAAGGGGAAGTTGTCCATATAGGTTCCCCTCGGCTTAGTCAATTGTTCCAAGTAACTAAAGAGCTAGGCTCATTTGTCCAGATGTATGAGCGGGTAGTAAATAAACATGAATCGCAAACGATATTAACCCCTTGGTTAGGAGTTAATTATAAAGTGTCATATTACAGTGATCAAACGAAAGAAATTCTTTATTCTTTGGGCATTAATTTAATGACAGGCGAACAACTAAATGGGTTTCAGGAATCGTTAAGCGAAGTTGATTTGGACAGAACCATGCCAGAAAATACATTTAATTTGCCGTATATTATAAAGCCTATTCGAGCCCTAGAGCGATTAGATGCGGTAATTGAAAATAACATACAGCAAGACGATCACACATGGGCTAAAGAAGCAAAAATGAGATGGGAAAAGGATAAGGAAGTATTAGAACACTTCTATGAAGGGGTAGAAAATAAACCGGAATGCTACGAGATGGAGAAACAAGCAATGGAAGAACAATACGAGACTAGAATTAAAATCGAAATTGTAAATGGTGGATTATTTTATCTGAAATGA
- a CDS encoding DEAD/DEAH box helicase — protein sequence MIIERSSEWKEGFIERLENREAWDNWTLYTMSYEIEKKNLITDFRGLQSPKYLPNLTPLAHQLEVAETVIERMNGKAILADEVGLGKTIEAGLILKEYLIRGLVKKALILVPASLVGQWIEELNQKFHIPAIQYKKNYDLNHLTIVVMSMDMAKRSPHKENIYNQDFDLIIIDEAHKLKNHKTKNYEFAQNLKKKFCLLLTATPIQNDVFELFYLISLLKPGHLGNYETFQSSFSASKHNVEGDDYLKELVNQVMVRNRRRDTGIEWTNRRVQIIPIDFTAEEREVYDMISELKNVSPVFSDAFSMLTLQREMCSSKEATALTLTKMLEKCTRPEDVAYLEGIIQKLMVLDINSKAEKAYEIITQANGKVILFTEYRASQTYLQWYLQSKGITSVLFNGQFSKSKREWMKQLFKEKAQVLIATESGSEGINLQFCHHVINFDLPWNPMKLEQRIGRVHRLGQEHDVHIYNLAIQNTIEDHILDLLYVKIGVFEKVVGELDDILSAFKKTI from the coding sequence ATGATAATTGAAAGGTCGTCTGAATGGAAAGAAGGTTTTATCGAACGATTGGAGAACCGTGAAGCATGGGACAATTGGACATTATATACGATGAGTTATGAGATCGAAAAAAAGAACCTAATTACAGATTTCCGCGGTCTTCAATCCCCTAAATATTTACCTAATCTAACGCCTCTTGCCCATCAATTGGAAGTGGCGGAAACGGTCATTGAAAGAATGAATGGAAAAGCGATTCTTGCGGACGAAGTGGGGCTCGGTAAAACCATTGAAGCGGGTTTGATCTTAAAGGAATATTTAATCAGAGGCCTTGTGAAAAAAGCGCTTATTTTAGTCCCAGCTTCTCTTGTTGGTCAATGGATTGAAGAATTGAATCAAAAATTTCATATTCCGGCCATACAGTATAAAAAAAATTACGATTTAAACCATCTTACGATTGTCGTCATGAGTATGGATATGGCAAAAAGAAGTCCGCACAAAGAAAACATCTATAACCAAGATTTTGATTTAATTATCATTGACGAGGCGCACAAATTAAAGAACCATAAAACGAAAAACTACGAGTTCGCACAAAATTTAAAGAAAAAGTTTTGTTTGTTGTTAACTGCCACACCTATACAAAACGATGTGTTTGAACTATTTTATCTAATTTCTTTACTGAAACCGGGACACTTGGGCAATTACGAAACGTTTCAATCATCGTTTTCTGCGAGTAAGCACAATGTGGAAGGAGATGATTATTTGAAGGAATTGGTTAATCAAGTAATGGTTAGAAATCGAAGACGGGATACTGGAATTGAATGGACAAATCGCCGTGTCCAAATTATACCCATCGATTTTACGGCAGAGGAAAGAGAAGTCTACGATATGATTTCAGAACTGAAAAATGTTTCTCCTGTTTTTTCGGATGCTTTTTCTATGCTTACTTTACAAAGAGAAATGTGTAGCAGTAAGGAAGCTACAGCCTTAACCTTAACTAAAATGCTTGAAAAATGCACACGGCCTGAAGACGTCGCTTATCTGGAAGGTATTATTCAAAAGTTAATGGTACTGGACATTAACTCGAAAGCGGAAAAGGCTTATGAAATTATAACTCAGGCAAACGGTAAGGTTATTCTCTTTACCGAATATCGTGCGAGCCAAACCTATTTGCAGTGGTATTTACAATCAAAAGGAATCACAAGCGTCCTTTTTAATGGGCAATTCAGCAAAAGTAAACGAGAGTGGATGAAACAACTGTTTAAAGAAAAAGCACAGGTGCTGATTGCGACGGAATCCGGCAGTGAAGGGATAAACCTACAATTTTGTCACCATGTCATCAACTTTGATTTACCTTGGAATCCCATGAAGTTGGAGCAACGAATTGGGCGTGTCCACCGGTTGGGGCAGGAACATGACGTTCATATTTATAATTTAGCCATTCAGAATACAATTGAAGACCATATATTGGATTTGCTCTATGTTAAAATTGGGGTCTTTGAAAAAGTGGTGGGTGAGTTGGATGATATTTTATCTGCATTCAAAAAGACTATTTGA
- a CDS encoding SurA N-terminal domain-containing protein, whose amino-acid sequence MKFKKVLLPFIAGALALSLAACSEEDKAAKDAKDEAPQEETKQEATKDQEATKDQEKAVKEMQEKLAKQQVDKNKIVAVVNDEELKGVEYNAALSSIQGQMQQMGQDPSSEEATEQVKAQTLDTLVNQTLILQKANEAKLKAATTEIDEEYSLLEKQFGGEKAMKKALKSQSMDVKALKEQIADSIVFDKYLDKVAPAGKVTEKEIKEYYDQVAATSKDSGQELPPLEEVSKDIEGIIKQEQQQKLLAAHVEELKAAAKIELKI is encoded by the coding sequence ATGAAATTTAAAAAAGTATTACTTCCGTTTATAGCAGGGGCGCTAGCATTAAGTTTAGCTGCTTGCAGTGAAGAAGATAAAGCGGCAAAAGACGCAAAGGACGAAGCACCACAAGAAGAAACAAAGCAAGAAGCTACTAAGGATCAAGAAGCCACTAAAGATCAAGAAAAAGCTGTAAAAGAGATGCAAGAGAAACTTGCGAAACAGCAAGTGGACAAGAACAAAATAGTAGCTGTTGTAAATGATGAAGAACTTAAAGGCGTGGAATATAACGCAGCATTATCATCAATCCAAGGTCAAATGCAACAAATGGGACAAGATCCATCGAGCGAAGAAGCAACTGAACAAGTAAAAGCGCAAACACTTGATACGCTTGTAAACCAGACACTGATTCTTCAAAAAGCAAATGAAGCGAAATTAAAAGCAGCTACAACTGAAATTGATGAAGAGTATTCATTACTTGAAAAGCAATTTGGTGGCGAAAAAGCAATGAAGAAAGCGCTCAAAAGCCAAAGTATGGATGTAAAAGCACTGAAAGAACAAATTGCCGACTCCATCGTATTTGATAAGTACCTGGATAAAGTAGCGCCAGCAGGTAAAGTAACGGAGAAAGAAATTAAAGAATACTACGATCAAGTTGCAGCTACATCAAAAGATTCTGGTCAAGAGCTGCCTCCTTTAGAAGAAGTAAGTAAGGACATCGAAGGAATCATTAAACAAGAGCAACAGCAAAAACTACTTGCTGCACATGTTGAAGAGCTTAAAGCAGCTGCTAAGATTGAATTGAAAATTTAA